In the genome of Pelecanus crispus isolate bPelCri1 chromosome 17, bPelCri1.pri, whole genome shotgun sequence, one region contains:
- the PLEKHA6 gene encoding pleckstrin homology domain-containing family A member 6, whose amino-acid sequence MSSKAGGKRPATITSEPSNHTMVSEVPPERAGVRASRSSRKGIAFGKRSNSMKRNPNAAVTKSGWLYKQASSGVKQWNKRWFVLVDRCLFYYKDEKEESILGSIPLLSFRVAAVQPSDNISRKHTFKAEHAGIRTYFFSAENTEEQESWIQAMGEAARVQIPPTQRSAPTVSPHEKPDSENIPPSKHHHHHRNAAHREHPKADPDAKTRGEGDGRGSEKIERKTERMESKKEPLAKANGIAGQEMPSEPGSPYPEAPRVPGSVERPPQPNGWPYSSPRRPGSTAYPPPDGESAAHRRGFAPRTNPEKIAQRKSSMTQLQQWVNSRRGAVPPEELRSPTRFYPVSRRVPDYYSPYSPQYPEDYQYYPPGVRPDSICSMPAYERVSPPWALEDKRHSFRNGGTYQLRDWKEHPGFGRQDIPLWLPGPGRQPTYLDEVDAASGSLRRMSLQPRSRSVPRSPSQGSYSRARVYSPVRSPSTRFERLPPRGEEIYADPATFMMRRSISSPKVTPFPEAYRETLHAYKISEQDTDKLLGKLCEQNKVLREQERLVQQLRAEKESLESALMGTHQELEMFGSQPAYPEKLLHKKESLQNQLINIRVELSQASTALANSTAEYESLESEVSALHDDLWEQLNLDIQNEALNRQIQKEIWRIQDVMEGLRKNNPSRGTDTAKHRVAIGPSGTYSSNSPASPLSSASLTSPLSPFSLVSGSQGSPTKPGPGEPKPSFEQSKKEVQRPAPPGPPAEGLPQSRQEQEAEKQAALNKVGIVPPRTKSPAEEEVVPVAGVPRRSTGGMANGLGSRERPKSAVFANETKVKMSVEEQIDRMKRHQSGSMKEKRRSLQLPGSQQPDTPGTKAPASYKVVRRHRSIHEVDISDLEAALRSDDPGKVYETPQEEIARLRKMELEPQHYDVDINKELSTPDKVIIPERYIELEPDTPLSPEEMKEKQKKVERIKTLIAKSSLQNVIPLGEGEVDAPQDPETQLQEQEKRIEISCALAAEASRRGRMLSAQCATPSPPTSPASPTPPTNPLSSETSRVADNSHFMRV is encoded by the exons ATGTCAAGCAAAGCGGGCGGCAAGCGACCGGCGACCATCACCAGCGAGCCCTCCAACCACACCATGGTGTCGGAGGTGCCCCCGGAGCGCGCCGGAGTCCGG GCTTCGCGCTCCTCCCGCAAGGGCATCGCCTTCGGGAAGCGCTCCAATTCCATGAAGAGGAACCCCAACGCCGCCGTGACCAAAAGCGGCTGGCTCTACAAGCAG GCCAGCTCGGgggtgaagcagtggaacaagCGCTGGTTCGTGCTGGTGGATCGCTGCCTCTTCTACTACAAAG ATGAGAAGGAGGAGAGCATCCTGGGCAGCATCCCCCTCCTCAGCTTCCGCGTGGCGGCCGTGCAGCCCTCCGACAACATCAGCAGGAAGCACACGTTCAAG GCCGAGCACGCTGGCATCCGGACCTACTTCTTCAGCGCCGAGAACACGGAGGAGCAGGAGTCCTGGATCCAAGCCATGGGCGAAGCCGCCCGGGTGCAGATCCCCCCGACCCAGAGGTCAGCACCCACCGTCTCCCC GCACGAGAAGCCAGACTCTGAAAACATCCCCCCcagcaaacaccaccaccaccaccgcaatGCCGCCCACCGCGAGCACCCCAAAGCTGACCCCGACGCCAAGACCCGGGGGGAAGGCGACGGCCGTGGCTCGGAGAAGATCGAGAGGAAGACGGAGAGGATGGAGAGCAAGAAGGAGCCCTTGGCCAAAGCCAACGGCATCGCCGGGCAGGAGATGCCCTCGGAGCCCGGCAGTCCTTACCCCGAGGCACCCCGGGTGCCGGGGAGCGTGGAGCGGCCGCCCCAGCCCAATGGCTGGCCTTACTCGTCACCCAGACGCCCCGGCAGCACCGCGTACCCCCCGCCCGACGGGGAGAGCGCGGCCCACCGCCGGGGCTTTGCCCCCCGCACCAACCCCGAGAAGATCGCCCAGCGCAAGAGCTCGATGACgcagctgcagcagtgggtGAACTCGCGCCGGGGGGCCGTGCCCCCCGAGGAGCTGCGGAG ccccaccaggTTTTACCCCGTGTCTCGCCGGGTGCCCGACTACTATTCCCCCTACTCACCCCAGTACCCTGAGGACTACCAGTATTACCCACCCGGGGTGCGCCCCGACAGCATCTGCTCCATGCCCGCCTACGAGCGGGTGAGCCCGCCCTGGGCGCTGGAGGACAAGCGGCACTCCTTCCGCAACGGGGGCACCTACCAGCTCCGCGACTGGAAAGAGCACCCCGGTTTTGGCCGGCAAGACATCCCGCTCTGGCTGCCCGGTCCCGGGAGGCAGCCGACCTATTTGGACGAGGTGGATGCAGCCTCGGGCTCTCTGCGACGGATGTCActgcagccccgctcccgctccgtGCCCCGCTCGCCCAGCCAGGGCTCCTACAGCCGGGCACGGGTGTACTCACCGGTCCGCTCGCCCAGCACCCGCTTCGAGCGGCTGCCACCCCGGGGAGAGGAGATTTACGCCGACCCCGCCACCTTCATGATGAGGCGATCCATCAGTTCTCCAAAG GTGACGCCCTTCCCGGAGGCCTACAGGGAGACGCTGCACGCCTACAAGATAAGCGAGCAAGACACCGAT AAGCTGCTGGGGAAGCTCTGTGAGCAGAACAAGGTGCTGCGGGAGCAGGAGAGGCTGGTGCAGCAGCTCCGAGCAGAGAAG GAGAGCCTGGAGAGTGCCCTGATGGGGACGCACCAGGAGCTGGAGATGTTTGGGAGCCAGCCTGCCTACCCGGAGAAGCTGCTGCACAAGAAGGAATCGCTCCAGAACCAGCTCATCAACATCCGCGTGGAGCTGTCACAGGCCAGCACG GCCTTGGCAAATAGCACCGCTGAGTACGAGAGCCTGGAGAGCGAGGTGTCCGCCCTGCACGACGACCTCTGGGAGCAGCTGAACCTGGACATCCAG aATGAAGCGCTCAACCGGCAGATCCAGAAGGAGATCTGGCGGATCCAAGACGTGATGGAGGGGCTGAGGAAGAACAACCCGTCCCGTGGCACGGACACTGCCAAGCACAGAG TGGCCATTGGCCCCTCGGGGACGTACAGCTCCAacagccccgccagccccctgAGCTCAGCCAGCCTCaccagccccctcagccccttCTCCCTCGTCTCCGGCTCCCAGGGCTCGCCCACCAAGCCAGGACCCGGTGAG CCCAAGCCGAGCTTTGAGCAGAGCAAGAAAGAGGTGCAGCGaccggccccccccgggccccctgCCGAGGGGCTCCCGCAGAgccggcaggagcaggaggcGGAGAAGCAAGCGGCTCTCAACAAGG TGGGCATTGTCCCCCCCAGGACCAAGTCTCcggcggaggaggaggtggtgccTGTGGCCGGCGTGCCGAGGAGGAGCACCGGCGGCATGGCCAACGGGCTCGGCTCCCGG GAGAGACCAAAGAGCGCTGTGTTTGCCAACGAGACGAAGGTGAAGATGAGCGTGGAGGAGCAGATCGACCGCATGAAACGCCACCAAAGCGGCTCGATGAAGGAGAAGCGGCgcagcctgcagctccccggCAGCCAGCAGCCCGACACCCCCGGCACAAAGGCACCCGCCTCCTACAAGGTG GTGCGTCGGCACCGCAGCATCCATGAGGTGGATATCTCCGACCTGGAGGCAGCGCTGCGCTCCGACGACCCCGGCAAGGTCTACGAGACGCCCCAGGAGGAGATCGCTCGGCTGCGCAAGATGGAGCTGGAGCCGCAGCACTATGACGTGGACATCAACAAGGAG CTCTCCACACCGGACAAAGTCATCATCCCCGAGCGGTACATCGAACTGGAGCCCGACACGCCGCTCAGCCCCGAGGAGatgaaggagaagcagaagaaggtGGAAAGGATCAAGACTCTCATTGCCAAATCCAG CCTGCAGAACGTCATCCCCCTGGGCGAGGGGGAGGTGGATGCCCCCCAGGACCCCGagacccagctgcaggagcaggagaagaggaTAGAGATCTCGTGCGCGCTGGCTGCCGAGGCCTCCCGCCGGGGCCGCATGCTCTCGG CTCAATGCGCTACCCCAAgccctcccacctccccagcctccccgACTCCACCGACCAACCCCCTCTCGTCTGAAACATCCCGGGTCGCCGACAACAGCCATTTTATGCGTGTCTGA